A DNA window from Candidatus Roseilinea sp. contains the following coding sequences:
- a CDS encoding oxidoreductase has product MGLSFSIPRLGLGCAPLGSMEPTFGYGVSEADAIATVHRALERGVNLLDTAPFYANGQSEIRVGLALRGIPRDRFLISTKVGWLPDPDRIGQQGAGVRSYARDAVLRSIEGSLTRLGVAHLDIVHVHDPEAGDYRAQIMDEAYPTLLDLKAQGVIRAIGAGLNQTDFLLDFARHAPLDCAILAGRYTLLEQAPLREAFPLAMAKGIGILAAGVFNGGILATGAQPGARYQYAPAPEPILRLTRMIARVCARYGVSLRAAAMQFAAAHPAVQALIVGMAKPSEIDQNLADFAAPIPPAFWTELKARELIESDAPTPAE; this is encoded by the coding sequence ATGGGGCTTTCCTTTTCGATTCCTCGGCTCGGCCTCGGCTGCGCACCGCTCGGCTCGATGGAGCCTACGTTCGGCTATGGCGTGAGCGAAGCCGATGCGATTGCGACGGTTCATCGCGCGCTCGAACGCGGCGTCAACCTGCTGGACACTGCGCCTTTCTACGCCAACGGCCAATCTGAAATCCGCGTTGGCCTGGCGCTGCGCGGCATCCCGCGCGACCGGTTTCTGATCAGCACCAAGGTCGGTTGGCTGCCCGACCCAGACCGCATCGGCCAGCAGGGCGCCGGCGTGCGCAGCTACGCGCGCGATGCGGTGCTGCGCAGCATCGAGGGCAGCCTCACGCGCCTGGGCGTGGCGCATCTGGACATCGTGCACGTGCACGACCCGGAAGCCGGCGACTACCGCGCACAGATCATGGACGAAGCCTATCCGACGCTGCTGGACTTGAAAGCGCAAGGGGTCATTCGCGCGATCGGCGCCGGCTTGAACCAGACCGACTTTCTGTTGGACTTCGCGCGCCATGCCCCGCTCGATTGCGCCATCCTGGCCGGCCGCTATACGTTGCTGGAGCAGGCGCCGCTGCGCGAGGCCTTTCCGCTCGCCATGGCGAAGGGGATCGGCATTCTCGCCGCTGGGGTTTTCAACGGCGGCATTTTGGCCACCGGCGCGCAACCGGGCGCGCGCTACCAGTATGCGCCTGCGCCGGAGCCGATCCTGCGCCTGACGCGGATGATCGCGCGCGTCTGCGCCCGGTATGGCGTCTCGCTGCGCGCGGCGGCCATGCAATTCGCCGCGGCGCATCCGGCCGTGCAAGCGTTGATCGTCGGCATGGCCAAGCCGAGCGAGATTGACCAAAACCTCGCCGACTTCGCTGCGCCGATTCCGCCGGCGTTCTGGACCGA
- a CDS encoding mevalonate kinase — MNGADRPTAGIEQVTTVERSACAKVILCGEHAVVYGRPAIALPLPTLRARARIETGSRAFTIVAPDVGVTVSLWRHSRRTRNPLARAALAAFELIGHRPPRATLTVTSDIPVGANLGSGAAVSVAIGRAIAAHFDRALLPEEASRMAYEVEQLHHGSPSGIDNTVIAYEQPVWFARGKPLELLDAKIGAGLPLVIADTGIATPTRIPVGDVRAAWERDRDRIEGCFDAIAALVHRSREALERGDWVQLGHAMNANHALLQQLGVSCPELDALCDAARAAGALGAKMSGGGRGGNMIALARDVAHAEALREALLRAGAKRVFTSSLSE, encoded by the coding sequence GTGAACGGAGCTGATCGCCCAACAGCAGGGATCGAACAGGTGACCACCGTAGAGCGCAGCGCCTGCGCCAAAGTGATTCTGTGCGGCGAACACGCTGTGGTGTATGGCCGGCCGGCTATCGCGCTGCCGTTGCCAACGCTCCGCGCACGTGCGCGCATCGAAACCGGCTCGCGCGCCTTCACAATCGTCGCGCCCGACGTCGGCGTCACCGTCTCGCTGTGGCGTCACTCGCGACGGACGCGCAACCCGCTGGCGCGCGCGGCCCTGGCGGCCTTCGAGCTTATCGGCCACCGCCCCCCACGCGCCACATTGACCGTGACCTCCGATATTCCGGTCGGCGCTAATCTGGGGAGCGGCGCGGCGGTGTCGGTTGCGATCGGACGAGCGATCGCTGCGCATTTCGACCGCGCGTTGCTGCCGGAGGAGGCGAGCCGGATGGCCTACGAAGTCGAACAATTGCACCATGGCTCACCCAGCGGCATAGACAACACCGTGATCGCTTACGAGCAGCCCGTGTGGTTCGCGCGTGGGAAGCCGCTGGAACTGCTCGACGCGAAGATCGGCGCCGGGCTGCCGCTAGTGATCGCCGACACCGGCATCGCCACGCCGACGCGCATCCCCGTCGGCGACGTGCGCGCCGCATGGGAGCGCGACCGGGATCGCATCGAGGGCTGCTTCGACGCGATCGCCGCATTGGTGCATCGGTCGCGCGAGGCGTTGGAGCGCGGCGATTGGGTGCAGCTCGGCCACGCCATGAACGCCAATCACGCGTTGTTGCAACAGCTCGGCGTGTCGTGCCCAGAGCTGGACGCGCTGTGCGACGCTGCGCGGGCCGCCGGCGCCCTGGGCGCGAAGATGAGCGGTGGCGGGCGCGGCGGCAACATGATCGCCCTGGCGCGCGATGTCGCCCATGCCGAAGCACTGCGCGAAGCGCTCTTGCGCGCAGGCGCGAAGCGCGTCTTCACTTCGAGCCTCTCCGAGTAG